From Butyricimonas paravirosa, one genomic window encodes:
- a CDS encoding helix-turn-helix domain-containing protein codes for MKVRKICQWCGQPFIAQKTTTCYCSHRCSSLGYKERIRERKRELKKMQEILTPKSSVEGQDFFSFAQAAKLMGVTRQYIYKLVKENKLRASRISPKKSIIRRTDIELMLKTKPYERIIPKDDFDITEYYTAEQIAEKYKVKPKWVWTYTRENNIPKVKIRQFNYYSKKHIDAAFAKYKTDEALTEWYTPEEIQEKYGMTRVAIRSQVYRNNIPSKKEHGQIFYSKIHFDLSKSSEQESTAEYYTVQEAMKKYNLSRDSVYGVLQFHEIKREKKGRYVRFLKVDFDHVMGARK; via the coding sequence ATGAAAGTAAGAAAAATTTGCCAATGGTGCGGTCAACCATTTATCGCACAAAAGACTACAACGTGTTATTGTAGCCACAGATGTTCATCTCTTGGATATAAAGAAAGAATAAGAGAACGAAAACGTGAACTAAAAAAGATGCAGGAGATTTTAACACCAAAGTCATCTGTAGAAGGTCAGGATTTCTTTTCTTTTGCACAAGCGGCAAAACTTATGGGTGTAACTAGACAGTACATTTATAAACTTGTCAAAGAAAATAAACTTCGTGCATCACGAATCAGTCCCAAGAAATCCATCATCAGAAGAACAGACATCGAGTTAATGTTAAAGACGAAACCTTATGAGCGTATTATTCCTAAAGATGATTTTGACATCACAGAATACTACACCGCTGAGCAGATTGCGGAGAAGTACAAGGTTAAGCCTAAATGGGTTTGGACCTACACCAGAGAGAACAACATTCCCAAGGTAAAGATCCGTCAGTTCAATTATTACAGCAAAAAGCATATTGATGCCGCATTTGCAAAGTATAAAACTGATGAAGCCTTGACTGAATGGTACACTCCCGAAGAGATTCAGGAGAAATATGGAATGACACGAGTTGCTATCCGTTCACAAGTCTATCGTAACAATATCCCATCAAAGAAAGAACATGGGCAAATATTCTATTCCAAAATCCATTTCGATTTATCAAAATCAAGTGAGCAAGAGAGTACAGCTGAATACTACACTGTGCAGGAAGCTATGAAGAAATACAACCTTTCTCGTGATTCTGTATATGGAGTTTTACAATTCCATGAGATTAAAAGAGAGAAGAAAGGTCGTTATGTACGGTTCCTAAAAGTTGATTTTGACCATGTTATGGGAGCTCGAAAGTAA